The following nucleotide sequence is from Rhizobium sp. NZLR1.
AACTCGCGGGACCCGAATGACAAAGCCCCAGATACTGACTGAATACAGTGCCGATGTTACCCGCGACTGCGAGCGCGTCCTGGTTACGCTCTTCAGCGGCCTCGGCCCCTGGCGTGATTCCGTCTTTCTGGTCGGTGGGCTTGCACCGCGCTACATCGTCACCAAGAGGCCGCCTGACGTCCCGCCTCATGCAGGAACCGGCGATATCGATGTCGTCGTCGATCTGTCGATCCTCGCCGACACAGAGGCATACCGGACGCTCGAACAGAACCTCAAAAAAATGGGTTTCGAGCGTGCGCAAAATGACAAGGGCAATAAGGTCAACTGGCGTTGGCAGACCATGACCGAGCACGGCATTCTCGTCATTCTGGAGTTCTTGGCAGACGACCCGAAGCTCCGGGGTGGCGCATTGCAGGAACTGCCGACGGAAGGAAATGTTTCTGCGGTGAATATCCCTCACGCGTCGCTCGTGTTCGGGCACCACGATCGGATGGAAGTCACCGCTGATCTGTTGGGTGAAAAAGGCCGCTCGACAGAATCCATCCCCTACGCCGATATCGTGGCATTCACATGCCTCAAGGCGTTTGCCTTTGATCACCGGCGTGAGCGCAAAGATGCGCACGATCTCGTCTACTGCCTCGAACACGGAGAAGGCGGGCTCGCCGGCGCAATCGCCAAATTCCAAGAGGCTCTGAAAGGCAACGATCGGGAGGTCATCGAACGTGCCCTGACGCTTTTGCTCACCCGCTTTTGTGATCCGGAGCCAGACGAAGGCTACCTGCGCGAAGGCAACGTTGCCGTGGCGCAGTTCGAAATTGAAGGTGCTGCAGACGACACGGAAATCAGAGAAGCCCGGATTTTGCGCCAGCGTGCCGTCAATGACATCATGCTCGAGTTTTTAAGCGCGCTTGGTATTGCGTTCAAGTGATGCTCGGAGCGCGGGCCGCAGGCGGTGAACTCGACGTCGAGCATCATCGCCCTCCGGCCAACGCGGCCAGAAAGCGCAGGATTTTTCCGCACCACAAATGGCCGAACACGGCCAAGACGACGAGGCAAGTGCCATTATATGTGCGGCTACCGCGCGACTCCATCAAGCAAGAAAGCATCAGTTGCCCGAGCTGCTTCCACTGGCGCAATGGTTTAACGCAATCTTGGATCGACCGCGCCAGGGTAGGCGCGTCTTTGAACGGAGGCACCGTAGTC
It contains:
- a CDS encoding GSU2403 family nucleotidyltransferase fold protein; protein product: MTKPQILTEYSADVTRDCERVLVTLFSGLGPWRDSVFLVGGLAPRYIVTKRPPDVPPHAGTGDIDVVVDLSILADTEAYRTLEQNLKKMGFERAQNDKGNKVNWRWQTMTEHGILVILEFLADDPKLRGGALQELPTEGNVSAVNIPHASLVFGHHDRMEVTADLLGEKGRSTESIPYADIVAFTCLKAFAFDHRRERKDAHDLVYCLEHGEGGLAGAIAKFQEALKGNDREVIERALTLLLTRFCDPEPDEGYLREGNVAVAQFEIEGAADDTEIREARILRQRAVNDIMLEFLSALGIAFK